In a genomic window of Myotis daubentonii chromosome 18, mMyoDau2.1, whole genome shotgun sequence:
- the IL19 gene encoding interleukin-19, translated as MKAQRASLWLLGTVFLLSAAYARGLRRCLIAMDMRHIGESFQQIKGTIQAKDTFPNVTILSTSGTLHSIKPLDVCCVTKNLLAFYVDRVFKDHQELSPQILRKISSIANSFLYMQKVLQQCQEQRLCHCGQEAANATRIIHDNYNQLEVRSAALKSLGELDVFLAWIDKNHQGTPAA; from the exons ATGAAGGCACagcgggcttccctctggctcctgggcacAGTGTTCCTCCTGAGTGCAGCGTACGCCCGGGGTCTCaggagatgtctgattgccatggACATGCGCCACATAGGAGAGAGCTTCCAACAAATCAAAGGAACCATC CAAGCTAAGGACACCTTCCCAAATGTCACCATCCTGTCCACATCGGGGACCCTGCACAGCATCAAG CCCTTAGATGTGTGCTGTGTGACCAAGAACCTCCTGGCGTTTTACGTGGACAGGGTGTTCAAGGACCACCAGGAGCTGAGCCCCCAGATCCTGAGAAAAATCAGCAGCATCGCCAACTCTTTCCTCTACATGCAGAAGGTTCTGCAGCAATGC CAGGAGCAGAGGCTGTGTCACTGCGGGCAGGAAGCCGCCAATGCAACCAGAATCATCCATGACAACTACAATCAG CTGGAGGTCAGGTCTGCTGCCCTCAAGTCTCTGGGAGAGCTGGACGTCTTCCTGGCCTGGATCGACAAGAATCATCAAGGAACTCCTGCCGCCTGA